The Flavobacterium sp. 102 genomic interval AGAAGAATCTTTGAGTAAAATAATGGTCCTTTCATATGTTTTAATGGATAATTAACAATGGATAATTGATAATTATTTTGTTTTTGACGTATTAATTATACTAGTTAGTAACTTTAATAATTCTACTGCTTTTGGTTTTATATTTTCAAATTCGGCTTGATTTAAATATTTGGTTTCAAACAATAAATCTATCCAATATTCAGTTTCGTTTGCTTCTTTAAGGGAAATAGATAATTTATTTATAAAATCTGCTTTGCTTTGAGCATGTTCTGCTTCTCTGACATTGGCTCCAATTGATGTTCCAGAACGTAACAATTGTTTTGACAAAACAAACTCTTTCCTTTCAACTAAAACTTTATAAAGAGAAACAACTTCAATCGCAAAAGAAAATGATTTCTCCTTGATAACGTTTTTCTTCTCCATGTTCTAATTTTGCATTATCAATTATCAATTATCAATTATCAATTATCAATTGACTTCCAAGTCCAATCGCATCACAAATATAGTTACCATTTTGACAATAGCCAACTAATTCTGTAGTAATAAATTGCATTGCCTGAACTCTAACGTTTTCGGGATACAAAATATGTACGTTGGCACCGGCATCTAAGGTAAAACATATAGGAATATTCGTTTCGTTTCTAAACTTCCAAATTTCATTGATGATTTCCAATGTATTGGGTTTCATTAGGATAAAATAAGGAATCGAGGTCATCATCATCGCGTGAAGTGTCAAAGCTTCGCTTTCGACTATCTTTATAAATTGGGTTAAATCGCCGTTTTCCAAAACTTTTTTGATAGCCGATAAATTTTCGTGTGCTTGCGCAAATCGTTGTTCAGCAAATGGATGATTGTGCATTAAATCGTGTCCCACCGTACTTGAAACTTGCTTTTCGCCTTTATCCACTAAGAGAATAGTATCTTGGTAATTCTTGAAATTGTCGTGAATCTTCGATGGAAATTCCACTCCGAACAAATCTGAGCTTCCATTGATTTCAGCATGATTGCCCCAAACGACAACACTTCCTTTTACACTTCTGCAAGCGCTTCCCGAACCTAATCGGGCTAAGAAAGAAGCTTTTTGGTTAAAGAAATCGTCTGTCATTTCCGTCCCGAAGTTTCGGGATAAAGCTTTTTCCAAAGACATAATATTCATCGCCAAAGCAGCCATTCCTGAAGCGGAAGAAGCAATGCCTGAACTGTGCGGAAAAGTGTTTTCGGTATCTATCGTGAAATGATAATCTTTCAGAAAAGGACAATAGATTTCAATACGTTCTAAGAACTTTTGGATTTTCGGTTTGAAATCTTCTTTGGGTTGGCCTTCAAACAGCAAATCGAAAGAGAAATTACTATTACTCTCTTTTTTGGCGAAAGCCAATTTGGTAATTGTTTTACAATTGTTCAAAGTAAAACTGACTGAAGGATTGGCCGGAACCTGATTCTCTTTTTTGCCCCAATATTTGACTAAAGCAATATTACTAGGTGCACTCCATTGAAAACTTCCGTTTTCGATTACTGTTGAAAATGGTTTTGTCATAAAATCCTTTTCGGACAAGAGCTTAAGCGAATTACTGGAAGAAAGCATAGATTTGATTTTAACTTCGTTCAGTTTGACCAAAATTGGTCTTGAGTAAGCAAAGATAATTTTTTCTTTTTTGAATTGACAAATAGACTTAAGGAGTTTTGATTTTAACCGCAAAGGAAACA includes:
- a CDS encoding four helix bundle protein, whose amino-acid sequence is MEKKNVIKEKSFSFAIEVVSLYKVLVERKEFVLSKQLLRSGTSIGANVREAEHAQSKADFINKLSISLKEANETEYWIDLLFETKYLNQAEFENIKPKAVELLKLLTSIINTSKTK
- a CDS encoding diphosphomevalonate/mevalonate 3,5-bisphosphate decarboxylase family protein; the encoded protein is MTKPFSTVIENGSFQWSAPSNIALVKYWGKKENQVPANPSVSFTLNNCKTITKLAFAKKESNSNFSFDLLFEGQPKEDFKPKIQKFLERIEIYCPFLKDYHFTIDTENTFPHSSGIASSASGMAALAMNIMSLEKALSRNFGTEMTDDFFNQKASFLARLGSGSACRSVKGSVVVWGNHAEINGSSDLFGVEFPSKIHDNFKNYQDTILLVDKGEKQVSSTVGHDLMHNHPFAEQRFAQAHENLSAIKKVLENGDLTQFIKIVESEALTLHAMMMTSIPYFILMKPNTLEIINEIWKFRNETNIPICFTLDAGANVHILYPENVRVQAMQFITTELVGYCQNGNYICDAIGLGSQLIIDN